Proteins from one Clostridium cellulovorans 743B genomic window:
- a CDS encoding metallophosphoesterase family protein, whose protein sequence is MPVRVLHCADIHLDTAFSYLSNTLKENRQEELREVFSNIIKIIKERQVQIFLIAGDFFDVENVTSNTLYFLKRKLSEIKDVHVFITPGNHDPYMLSNGHKDLETLDNVHIFKNEIEKIYIEELNVNVYGFGFMEKYSNKPMLRDFQIEDENSINIMVTHGDISSDSVYNPITLEDIKNSKLDYLALGHIHKGTGLLKEGDSYWAYPGNPQGRSFNEVGEKGVLLLDITKGYCSCEFIKTSVRDYLIYDIDISDMGDYGEITDKIIKDIDNMEYDKNYYRIILKGKIEEGFKISMKSLFIKLQNHFHHIELVDETKYKIDIEKIKESKTLKALVITELFKLKLEDQFEEEIIDLAVKYSLDALDNGQVNIE, encoded by the coding sequence ATGCCAGTTAGAGTTTTACATTGTGCAGATATACATTTGGATACTGCATTTTCGTATTTAAGTAATACTTTGAAAGAGAATAGACAAGAAGAACTGCGAGAGGTTTTCAGCAATATAATAAAGATAATAAAAGAAAGACAAGTTCAGATATTTTTAATAGCTGGTGATTTTTTTGACGTTGAAAATGTGACTTCTAATACGTTATATTTCTTAAAAAGAAAATTATCTGAAATAAAAGATGTACATGTTTTTATTACACCAGGAAATCATGATCCATATATGTTGAGTAATGGACATAAAGACTTAGAAACTTTAGATAATGTTCATATATTTAAAAATGAAATAGAAAAAATCTATATTGAAGAACTAAATGTTAATGTTTATGGCTTTGGATTTATGGAAAAGTACAGCAATAAGCCGATGTTAAGAGATTTTCAAATAGAAGATGAAAATAGTATAAATATTATGGTAACTCATGGTGATATATCAAGTGACAGTGTATATAATCCAATAACTCTAGAGGATATCAAAAATTCTAAATTAGATTATTTAGCATTAGGACATATACATAAAGGAACAGGGCTTTTAAAAGAAGGAGATAGCTATTGGGCATATCCTGGGAATCCTCAAGGGCGTTCTTTTAATGAGGTTGGAGAAAAAGGCGTTTTACTTTTAGATATAACTAAAGGATATTGCAGTTGCGAATTTATAAAAACTTCTGTTAGAGATTACCTTATCTATGATATTGATATCTCTGATATGGGTGACTATGGTGAAATCACAGATAAAATAATTAAAGATATTGATAATATGGAGTATGATAAAAATTATTATAGAATAATCTTAAAAGGTAAGATTGAAGAAGGTTTCAAAATAAGTATGAAGTCATTGTTTATAAAGCTTCAAAATCATTTTCATCATATAGAATTAGTCGATGAGACAAAATATAAGATAGATATAGAGAAGATTAAGGAAAGCAAAACACTAAAAGCATTGGTTATAACAGAATTATTTAAACTAAAGCTTGAAGATCAATTTGAGGAAGAAATAATAGATCTTGCTGTAAAGTATTCTTTAGATGCGTTAGACAATGGGCAGGTGAATATAGAATGA
- a CDS encoding ATP-binding protein: MIIKTLNIHSFGKLQDVMLNLEQGVNLIYGENEAGKSTVQKFIKAMFYGAKGKDREKVFPWNGKIPKGEISFILNGNEYILQRTFNASNAKDLIEVRDAITGEIKKEFNYRNLGYTVFNMGEGAFNKTAYISQVSSSYINGGEEEFTAKLTNLALSGEEDVSYEKAVIALDDRIKSIEGKNGFLLKFRGEEEILNRKLYEISQIEEETKDLSMQIMSLEIEKEKLKNDELKSANKSIESEEIEILKANLKKLEKFKDLTSEKILKYKKAYNYVQELRKRILEIKEIDYSILDLKESLKVQEELLGDLKAFKNVTEGYEDKLFYLNEEVSREIYSRESLDNKKELEVKYRKIKNKNNYQVGILVLFFLAIILITLLFKENRIYINSILIVLFIAMIIEFYKSSAEVKKIEKNIKTVEVKVKVSDNMKQLKVELEKYSCGDYKDFLKKLSLYKEHKMDLEIINSKIEEKELQLKKLDENRTKRELEQCENLIKDLLIDYEINDFQELEEMWQSYTTLNNEIIKREFQGKLIQKEESEENLRKTSVRLIELEKDILTLKNDNKELLQVLEGKLDTLERLEGIKQDIQVYEKKLHALKLARNVIEQSFSKIQKDFGPRLNNETETTVERITEGKYKEAMIDKSMDVVIRSDKDNGIRNIEDFSVGTKMQIYLSVRLSLLKLLYNNDIPIFFDEAFSYYDYDRLYNTLKYLKDEYKDKQLVIFACQNREKEILDRLESLYNYVVLGKEL, from the coding sequence ATGATAATTAAGACTTTAAACATACATTCGTTTGGAAAACTTCAAGATGTAATGTTAAACTTAGAACAAGGGGTTAACTTGATCTATGGAGAAAATGAAGCAGGAAAAAGTACGGTGCAAAAATTTATAAAAGCAATGTTTTATGGTGCTAAGGGTAAGGACAGAGAAAAAGTATTTCCATGGAATGGAAAAATTCCAAAAGGAGAGATTAGCTTTATTTTAAATGGAAATGAATATATCCTACAAAGAACTTTTAATGCTAGCAATGCTAAGGATTTGATAGAAGTTAGAGATGCTATAACTGGAGAAATCAAAAAAGAATTTAATTATAGAAATTTAGGCTATACTGTATTTAATATGGGGGAGGGAGCCTTTAATAAAACCGCATATATCTCACAAGTAAGTTCATCATATATAAATGGTGGAGAAGAAGAATTTACAGCTAAGCTTACAAATTTAGCATTAAGCGGTGAGGAAGATGTTTCGTATGAAAAAGCTGTAATTGCGTTAGATGATAGAATCAAGAGTATTGAAGGGAAAAATGGTTTTTTACTGAAGTTTAGAGGGGAAGAAGAAATTCTTAATAGAAAATTGTATGAAATATCTCAAATAGAAGAAGAAACAAAAGATCTATCTATGCAAATTATGAGCTTAGAAATTGAAAAAGAGAAGTTAAAAAATGATGAATTGAAAAGTGCTAATAAGTCGATAGAATCAGAGGAGATTGAAATTTTAAAAGCCAATCTTAAGAAATTAGAAAAATTTAAAGATTTAACTAGCGAAAAAATATTAAAATATAAAAAGGCTTATAATTATGTTCAGGAACTAAGAAAGCGTATATTAGAGATTAAAGAGATTGATTATAGCATATTAGATTTGAAGGAGAGTTTAAAGGTTCAAGAAGAACTTTTAGGGGATTTAAAAGCCTTTAAAAATGTTACAGAAGGTTACGAGGATAAACTTTTCTATCTTAATGAAGAAGTTAGCAGAGAAATATATTCAAGAGAATCTTTAGATAACAAGAAGGAACTCGAAGTAAAATATAGGAAAATAAAAAATAAGAATAATTATCAAGTAGGAATATTAGTACTATTCTTTTTAGCAATAATCTTAATTACATTACTTTTTAAGGAGAATAGAATTTATATAAATAGCATTCTTATAGTACTTTTTATAGCTATGATTATAGAGTTTTATAAAAGTTCAGCTGAAGTTAAAAAAATAGAAAAAAATATAAAGACAGTTGAGGTCAAAGTAAAAGTTTCTGATAACATGAAACAATTAAAGGTTGAGCTAGAGAAATATTCTTGCGGAGATTATAAGGATTTCTTAAAAAAATTATCTTTATATAAAGAACATAAAATGGATTTGGAAATTATAAATAGTAAGATTGAAGAAAAGGAATTACAATTAAAAAAGTTAGATGAAAATAGAACTAAAAGAGAACTAGAGCAATGCGAAAATTTGATTAAGGATCTACTTATAGATTATGAAATAAATGATTTTCAAGAACTAGAGGAAATGTGGCAAAGTTACACTACCCTTAATAATGAAATCATAAAAAGGGAATTCCAAGGAAAGTTAATACAAAAGGAAGAGTCAGAGGAAAATTTGAGAAAAACATCAGTTAGATTGATAGAATTAGAAAAAGATATTTTAACTTTGAAGAATGATAATAAGGAGTTGTTGCAAGTATTAGAAGGGAAACTTGATACTCTAGAAAGACTAGAGGGAATAAAACAAGATATTCAAGTATATGAAAAGAAACTCCATGCTTTAAAGTTAGCAAGGAATGTTATAGAGCAATCTTTTTCAAAGATTCAAAAGGATTTTGGACCAAGATTAAATAATGAAACAGAGACTACCGTAGAGAGAATAACAGAGGGAAAATATAAGGAAGCAATGATTGATAAGAGCATGGATGTAGTCATTAGAAGCGATAAGGATAATGGAATTAGGAATATTGAAGATTTTAGTGTAGGAACTAAGATGCAAATATACCTTTCTGTAAGATTATCATTATTAAAACTTCTCTACAATAATGATATACCTATATTCTTTGATGAAGCTTTTTCTTATTATGATTATGATAGATTATATAATACACTTAAATATCTGAAGGATGAATATAAAGACAAACAGTTGGTTATTTTTGCATGCCAAAACAGAGAAAAGGAAATATTAGACAGATTAGAAAGCTTATATAATTATGTAGTATTAGGGAAAGAACTTTAG
- a CDS encoding Crp/Fnr family transcriptional regulator: MHQLLKSLKSTFLFNNVNEDSLKEILDSLTYRVIEYSKDQLIALEGNPCNSLGIIIEGTVIIKKLLENGSSITIENFKKGNIFGEVIIYSEMRKYPSTIIASSNCKIIFISKEEITRLCSENSVILTNFMSLLSNKILMLSRRLKNLSYSSIRQKLVNYILEEHKKQENLSLTLPHNKTALGEYLGIPRPSISREFMKLKAEGLISYNKNNLEILDLETLCEILNF, from the coding sequence ATGCACCAATTATTAAAATCACTAAAATCAACATTTCTATTTAATAACGTAAATGAAGACTCCTTAAAAGAGATTTTAGACTCTCTTACCTACAGAGTAATAGAATATTCTAAGGATCAACTAATTGCATTAGAAGGTAATCCTTGCAATTCTCTAGGGATCATTATAGAAGGAACAGTTATTATTAAAAAACTTCTTGAGAATGGTAGCAGTATAACAATTGAAAACTTTAAAAAAGGCAACATTTTTGGTGAAGTTATAATATACTCTGAAATGAGAAAATATCCATCTACCATAATAGCCTCGAGCAATTGCAAAATTATCTTTATTTCTAAAGAAGAAATTACCAGGCTCTGTAGTGAAAATTCAGTGATTTTAACAAATTTCATGAGTCTATTATCAAATAAAATTCTTATGCTAAGTAGAAGGCTTAAAAACTTATCTTATAGTTCCATTCGCCAAAAACTAGTTAACTATATATTAGAAGAGCATAAGAAACAAGAGAATCTTTCATTAACGCTTCCCCATAACAAAACTGCTTTAGGAGAATATCTAGGGATTCCTCGTCCCTCTATCTCTAGAGAATTTATGAAATTAAAAGCCGAAGGATTAATCTCCTACAACAAAAACAACCTAGAAATTTTAGATCTTGAAACTTTATGTGAAATTTTAAACTTTTAG
- a CDS encoding AAA family ATPase, whose translation MKKKLILVTSPPASGKTYVSKQLAKNLKNCVYLDKDTLIVLSKKIFEVANEEFNRSSEFFEANIRNEEYYAIVDLATEAIEYNDTVLINAPFTREIRDDQYLNSLREKLAQKDAELSVVWVHTDPEVVHQRMIERNSDRDTWKLQNWDEYIKTQNFDPPNNIPELIIFNNSSEADFNESIEMIKAAYGKVEIA comes from the coding sequence ATGAAGAAAAAGTTAATATTAGTAACTTCCCCTCCAGCTAGTGGAAAAACTTATGTATCAAAACAACTAGCTAAAAACCTAAAAAATTGCGTTTATTTGGACAAGGATACATTAATCGTTTTGTCTAAGAAAATTTTTGAGGTTGCAAACGAAGAATTTAACAGAAGTTCAGAATTCTTTGAAGCAAATATTAGAAATGAAGAATACTATGCTATCGTTGATTTAGCAACTGAAGCTATTGAATACAATGATACAGTATTAATTAATGCACCATTTACTAGAGAAATAAGAGATGATCAATACTTAAATTCATTAAGAGAAAAATTAGCTCAAAAGGATGCAGAACTTTCAGTAGTATGGGTACATACTGATCCAGAAGTTGTTCATCAAAGAATGATTGAAAGAAATTCTGATAGAGATACATGGAAGCTTCAAAATTGGGACGAGTATATTAAGACTCAAAATTTTGACCCACCAAACAATATACCAGAACTTATTATTTTTAATAACTCTTCAGAAGCTGATTTCAATGAAAGCATTGAGATGATAAAAGCTGCTTATGGAAAAGTAGAAATCGCTTAA
- a CDS encoding YaiI/YqxD family protein has translation MRILVDGDACPGKSFIEKAAKEYNIEVIIFCNISHRIESDYSTVIYVDNISQGVDIKIANEVKVGDIVVSQDYGVATIALGRKAYAINPRGYIFTNENIDRLLLERHINKKIRDSGGRTQNPKKRNQEDDKRLYDNLVKLINAENP, from the coding sequence ATGCGAATATTAGTGGATGGAGATGCTTGTCCAGGTAAGAGCTTTATAGAAAAGGCCGCAAAAGAATATAATATAGAGGTGATAATTTTTTGCAATATAAGCCATAGAATAGAAAGTGATTATAGTACGGTTATTTATGTTGATAATATTTCACAAGGAGTGGATATTAAGATAGCAAATGAAGTAAAGGTTGGCGATATAGTAGTAAGTCAAGATTATGGAGTGGCTACCATAGCTTTAGGAAGAAAAGCATATGCAATAAATCCAAGAGGTTATATATTTACTAATGAAAATATTGATAGGCTTTTGTTAGAAAGACATATAAATAAAAAAATACGAGATTCTGGTGGGAGAACACAAAATCCTAAGAAACGAAATCAAGAAGATGATAAAAGGTTATATGATAACTTAGTAAAATTGATAAATGCTGAAAATCCCTAA
- a CDS encoding glucose-6-phosphate isomerase, with product MAIKLDITKTMPYLTEEEVLSVQPMVDVAHKMLHDKTGLGNDFLGWIDLPVNYDKEEFARIQNAAKKIQKDSDALIVIGIGGSYLGARAAIEMLTNNFHNALPKNKRKAPTIFYVGNNISSTYMAELLELVEDLDISVNVISKSGTTTEPAIAFRIFKDLLEKKYGKDGAKERIYATTDKAKGALKTLSDAEGYETFVVPDDIGGRFSVLTAVGLLPIAAAGVDIEEMMKGAADARVAYSNPSIKENDAYKYAAARSALYSKGKNIEMLINYEPSLHYFNEWWKQLFGESEGKDNKGIFPAAADFSTDLHSMGQYIQEGLRTIFETVINVETPKHKVFIEKAENDLDGLNFLAGKDMDFVNKQAFAGTLLAHNDGGVPNFVVNVPELTPYYFGYLVYFFEKACGISGYLLGVNPFNQPGVEAYKKNMFALLGKPGFESVREELLKRL from the coding sequence ATGGCTATTAAACTTGATATCACTAAAACAATGCCATATTTAACAGAGGAAGAGGTCTTAAGTGTTCAACCAATGGTAGATGTAGCACATAAAATGTTACATGATAAAACAGGTCTTGGTAATGATTTTTTAGGATGGATCGACCTTCCAGTAAACTATGATAAAGAAGAGTTTGCGAGAATACAAAATGCAGCTAAGAAAATCCAAAAGGATTCAGATGCTTTAATTGTAATAGGAATTGGTGGTTCATACCTAGGTGCTAGAGCTGCTATTGAAATGCTTACAAATAACTTTCATAATGCACTACCTAAAAATAAAAGAAAAGCTCCAACTATATTTTATGTAGGAAATAACATAAGTTCAACTTACATGGCTGAATTATTAGAACTTGTTGAAGACTTAGATATATCTGTAAATGTTATTTCTAAATCAGGTACTACTACAGAACCTGCCATTGCTTTTAGAATATTCAAAGACTTGTTAGAAAAGAAATACGGTAAAGATGGTGCTAAAGAAAGAATATATGCTACTACAGATAAAGCAAAGGGTGCACTAAAAACTTTATCAGATGCTGAAGGTTATGAAACTTTTGTAGTTCCAGATGATATAGGCGGAAGATTTTCAGTATTAACAGCAGTTGGACTACTACCTATAGCTGCTGCTGGTGTAGACATTGAAGAAATGATGAAGGGTGCAGCTGATGCAAGAGTTGCATATAGCAATCCAAGTATAAAAGAAAATGATGCATATAAGTATGCAGCAGCAAGAAGTGCTTTATATAGCAAAGGTAAGAACATAGAAATGCTTATCAACTATGAACCAAGTTTACACTATTTCAACGAATGGTGGAAACAATTATTTGGTGAATCAGAAGGAAAAGACAATAAGGGTATATTCCCAGCAGCAGCAGATTTTTCAACAGATCTTCACTCAATGGGACAATATATTCAAGAAGGTTTAAGAACTATATTTGAAACAGTTATCAATGTTGAAACACCTAAACACAAAGTTTTCATTGAAAAAGCTGAAAATGATTTAGATGGATTAAACTTCCTAGCAGGTAAAGATATGGATTTTGTAAATAAGCAAGCATTTGCTGGTACATTACTTGCTCATAATGATGGCGGAGTTCCAAACTTTGTTGTAAATGTTCCTGAGTTAACACCATACTACTTTGGATATTTAGTATACTTCTTTGAAAAAGCTTGTGGTATAAGTGGATATTTATTAGGAGTTAATCCATTTAACCAACCAGGGGTTGAAGCATATAAGAAAAATATGTTTGCACTACTTGGAAAACCAGGATTTGAATCAGTAAGAGAAGAATTATTAAAGAGATTATAA
- a CDS encoding peptide ABC transporter substrate-binding protein, with the protein MGKMKRVLSLVLASAILATTIAGCGKEDTSKKDQSSVEQVVRYNLGADPNTIDPALNNAVESATVISNAFEGLMKLDENDKPVLGVAKEHKMSDDGLTYTFTLREDAKWSDGEKVTAKDFAYAWTRALDPATAAEYASQLYYIKNGEAFNKGKATKDQLGIKVVDDYTLEVKLEAPTAYFLSLMAFPTYFPVREDIISKDPNWALNVDTYVSNGPFKMTEWSPKESMTFVKNENYWNKDKVTLDKIVYSMIDNQNTYLTSFLNGELDMIESPPQAETPNLLADGTAQTSKYLGTYYYCINVTDSVKQLNPEGAAALLNPKVRKALSLAIDRKQIVENVAKGGQKPATSFVPLGVLDSAGNDFHTDYLKETADVEAAKKLLTEAGYPNGQGLPPFEITFNTSAGHQSIAEAIQDMWKTNLGIQVTLKNEEWKVFQQTRQDKQYQIARHGWVADYNDPMTFLDLFVSGSGNNDAGFSNKEYDNYIAAAKKEIDDAKRTEYLEKAEALLLDQMPIIPIYYNTNIVCINPKISGIVKSSLGFVFFDKAVVAE; encoded by the coding sequence ATGGGAAAAATGAAAAGAGTTTTATCTTTAGTACTTGCATCAGCTATATTAGCTACAACAATAGCTGGTTGTGGTAAAGAAGATACGTCAAAAAAAGATCAGTCATCAGTTGAGCAAGTAGTTAGATACAATTTAGGTGCAGACCCAAATACAATTGACCCAGCATTAAACAATGCTGTAGAATCTGCAACAGTTATTTCAAATGCGTTTGAAGGATTAATGAAACTGGATGAAAATGATAAGCCAGTTCTAGGAGTAGCAAAGGAACATAAGATGTCCGATGATGGATTAACTTATACCTTTACATTAAGAGAGGATGCTAAATGGTCAGATGGAGAAAAGGTTACTGCAAAAGACTTTGCTTATGCATGGACAAGAGCATTAGACCCAGCAACTGCAGCTGAATATGCATCACAATTATACTATATAAAAAATGGAGAAGCTTTTAATAAGGGAAAAGCTACGAAAGACCAATTAGGAATTAAAGTTGTAGATGATTATACTTTAGAAGTGAAATTAGAAGCACCAACAGCTTATTTCTTATCATTAATGGCATTCCCAACTTATTTTCCAGTAAGAGAAGATATAATTTCAAAAGATCCTAACTGGGCTTTAAATGTTGATACATATGTATCTAATGGACCATTCAAAATGACAGAATGGAGTCCAAAAGAGTCAATGACTTTTGTTAAGAATGAGAATTATTGGAATAAAGATAAGGTGACTTTAGATAAGATAGTTTATTCTATGATAGACAATCAAAATACTTATTTAACTTCATTCTTAAATGGTGAATTAGATATGATCGAATCACCACCACAAGCTGAGACTCCAAACTTATTAGCTGATGGTACAGCTCAAACATCAAAATACCTTGGAACATATTACTATTGTATAAATGTTACTGATTCAGTAAAGCAACTAAATCCAGAAGGTGCTGCTGCTTTATTAAATCCTAAAGTAAGAAAAGCATTATCATTAGCAATTGACAGAAAACAAATCGTTGAAAATGTAGCAAAAGGTGGTCAAAAGCCAGCAACAAGCTTTGTACCACTTGGTGTTTTAGATTCAGCAGGAAATGACTTCCACACAGATTATTTAAAGGAAACTGCAGATGTTGAAGCTGCAAAGAAGCTATTAACAGAAGCAGGATATCCAAATGGCCAAGGTTTACCACCATTTGAAATTACTTTTAATACAAGTGCAGGACATCAATCAATTGCTGAAGCAATACAAGATATGTGGAAAACTAACTTAGGAATACAAGTTACACTTAAAAATGAAGAATGGAAAGTATTCCAACAAACAAGACAAGATAAACAATATCAAATCGCAAGACATGGTTGGGTTGCTGACTACAATGACCCTATGACATTCTTAGATTTATTTGTTTCAGGAAGCGGAAATAATGATGCTGGCTTCAGTAATAAAGAATATGATAACTATATAGCTGCAGCTAAAAAAGAAATTGATGATGCTAAGAGAACAGAATATCTTGAAAAAGCAGAAGCTCTTTTATTAGATCAGATGCCTATAATTCCAATATACTATAATACAAATATAGTTTGTATTAATCCTAAAATATCAGGAATAGTAAAATCATCTCTTGGTTTTGTATTCTTTGATAAAGCTGTAGTAGCAGAATAG
- the pulA gene encoding type I pullulanase, with protein sequence MNLISAVLTTFTTILVKFQQCGKSFNPSVMNGKKSIPYTINALNPNEIEVHLSEEINIKEKTILFLDESMIEVNYNRLFKQKEFNDRYYYPGKLGFSYSPSKTEFKVWSPVATNISVLLYINGDPVDNKYPLHKISMIESKGLWSAEFEDDLRHYFYTYEVTVYDKTTEVIDPYAISSGINGYRAAIIDINDTNPDKWDKDISPSTIKNFTDAIIYEINIRDMSIHPQSGIKHKGQFLGLCEDNTCSNLNNSTGLAHIKSLGVTHVQIMPMYDISYKSIDEENPRAKYNWGYDPQNYNIPEGSYSTNPYNPIIRIKEMKTMIQSFHTHGLCVNMDVVYNHIYKIEESSFHGIFPGYYFRYKDDGTPWNGSACSNDTASEHLMMRKFIKDSVLYWAQEYHLDGFRFDLMGLHDITTINELRAELNNLDRPIMMYGEGWNLDTGLDSSEKAQIANAFKTPIVGYFNDIIRDALKGAVFLEEDFGFVSGKNGLEETIKHCVVGGVKIDGFNNPHFSSLEQSINYVSCHDNHTLWDKLLVSAKNATESEILDMHKLALAIIITAQGIPFIHSGCEFCRTKNGIENTFSSPDYINWMDWERKLNFASVVDYVRELIRLRKYHLAFRFSDANKLNNHISFINSPKNTVAFILKDNANGDKWKDILIIYNANRYDVNMYLPEGQWNLIGNKHTVELKSLANNISGNFNVNSIGIAILYR encoded by the coding sequence TTGAATTTAATAAGTGCTGTATTAACGACTTTCACCACTATATTGGTAAAGTTTCAACAATGCGGAAAAAGCTTTAATCCTTCAGTTATGAATGGTAAAAAAAGCATTCCATATACAATAAATGCGTTAAACCCTAATGAAATTGAGGTTCACTTATCAGAAGAAATAAACATTAAAGAGAAGACTATTCTTTTTTTAGATGAATCGATGATAGAAGTAAATTATAACAGATTATTCAAACAAAAAGAATTTAATGATAGGTACTATTATCCGGGGAAACTAGGTTTTTCATATTCACCTAGTAAAACTGAGTTCAAAGTTTGGTCACCTGTTGCCACAAACATTTCTGTGTTACTTTATATAAATGGTGATCCAGTTGACAATAAATATCCACTTCATAAAATTTCAATGATTGAATCTAAAGGTTTATGGTCTGCTGAATTTGAAGATGACTTAAGACATTATTTTTACACCTATGAAGTCACAGTTTATGACAAAACCACAGAAGTTATTGACCCATATGCTATCTCATCAGGCATAAATGGTTATAGGGCAGCAATTATCGACATAAATGATACAAATCCAGATAAGTGGGATAAAGATATAAGTCCAAGTACTATTAAAAATTTTACTGATGCAATTATATACGAAATAAACATAAGAGATATGTCCATCCATCCCCAAAGTGGAATTAAACATAAAGGGCAATTTTTAGGTCTTTGTGAAGATAATACTTGCTCTAATTTGAATAATTCTACAGGACTTGCACACATTAAATCTCTAGGTGTTACCCATGTACAAATAATGCCTATGTATGACATTTCCTACAAAAGTATTGATGAAGAAAATCCTAGAGCTAAATACAACTGGGGATATGATCCCCAAAATTATAATATCCCGGAAGGAAGTTATTCAACAAATCCCTACAACCCTATAATTAGGATTAAAGAAATGAAGACCATGATTCAAAGTTTTCACACCCATGGACTTTGTGTAAATATGGATGTAGTTTATAATCATATTTACAAAATTGAAGAATCTTCTTTCCATGGAATCTTCCCTGGCTACTATTTTAGATACAAAGATGATGGAACTCCATGGAATGGTTCTGCTTGTAGTAACGATACTGCTAGTGAACACTTAATGATGCGAAAGTTTATAAAAGATTCTGTTTTATATTGGGCCCAAGAATACCATCTAGACGGGTTTAGATTTGATCTTATGGGACTCCACGATATAACAACCATAAATGAACTAAGAGCTGAGCTTAATAACTTAGATAGACCAATTATGATGTACGGTGAAGGTTGGAACCTAGATACTGGTCTTGATAGTTCTGAAAAAGCACAAATTGCTAATGCTTTTAAAACCCCGATAGTAGGATATTTTAACGATATAATAAGAGATGCTTTAAAAGGAGCTGTTTTTTTAGAAGAAGACTTTGGGTTTGTCAGTGGTAAAAATGGCTTAGAAGAAACCATTAAACATTGTGTTGTCGGTGGTGTAAAAATTGACGGGTTTAACAATCCTCATTTCTCCTCCTTGGAACAATCAATAAATTATGTAAGCTGTCATGATAATCATACATTATGGGATAAACTTTTAGTTTCAGCTAAAAATGCAACAGAATCAGAAATTTTAGATATGCATAAGCTTGCTCTTGCAATTATTATAACTGCTCAGGGAATTCCTTTTATTCACAGTGGTTGTGAATTTTGTAGAACCAAAAATGGAATTGAAAATACCTTTAGTTCTCCAGATTATATTAACTGGATGGATTGGGAGAGAAAACTTAATTTTGCATCAGTAGTTGATTATGTTCGTGAACTAATAAGACTTCGAAAATATCACCTAGCCTTTAGATTTTCTGATGCCAATAAATTAAATAATCATATAAGCTTTATTAATTCACCTAAAAACACTGTAGCATTTATTTTAAAGGATAATGCTAACGGCGACAAGTGGAAAGATATACTAATAATTTATAACGCTAATAGGTATGATGTAAATATGTATTTACCTGAGGGTCAATGGAATCTTATTGGTAATAAGCATACTGTTGAATTGAAATCATTAGCTAATAATATTTCTGGTAACTTCAATGTAAACTCTATAGGAATTGCAATACTATATAGATAA
- a CDS encoding cupin domain-containing protein, translating to MVGNIKDINEVEVKAEGAEGAKKLTLIGPKEGWEGYVMREFHLEVHGHTPKHTHPWPHINYILKGHGILHLDGQNYKINEGSYAYVPSGALHQFQNIGEGTLSFICIVPEEGDK from the coding sequence ATGGTTGGAAATATAAAAGATATTAATGAGGTTGAAGTAAAAGCTGAAGGCGCTGAAGGTGCTAAGAAATTAACCCTTATAGGACCTAAGGAAGGTTGGGAAGGATATGTTATGAGAGAATTCCATTTAGAGGTTCATGGTCATACTCCAAAGCATACTCATCCTTGGCCACATATAAATTATATATTGAAAGGTCATGGGATACTCCACTTAGACGGTCAAAATTATAAAATAAACGAAGGTTCTTATGCATATGTTCCTAGTGGTGCATTACATCAATTTCAAAATATAGGAGAAGGTACTCTTTCGTTTATATGTATTGTCCCAGAAGAGGGCGATAAATAA